Proteins encoded together in one Anopheles darlingi chromosome 3, idAnoDarlMG_H_01, whole genome shotgun sequence window:
- the LOC125954954 gene encoding proteasome inhibitor PI31 subunit, whose amino-acid sequence MSEPDYYGFDTLWKLMENSIESKSEVLILFVHWYLTKNGFLNVGVGDDKTLQDIDERSELLPEGWNANRDSYALRYAYDGQLFILHGNLSNGTMIVNLLCIKTVLVSVVAFRLDETVRAYRGNNLNSLIANVGTQLSRLKNEMIQEVVADSTKNSETQTEPESPTSTLRSQAARHTCTQQGIDRRPSGLEVGSAYDVGYADLNPLGVLGGGMLLPPGHRPHDIRPRIRFDRIGPGPGLGYRAPNPDHMRPPGNPDFDMFM is encoded by the exons ATGAGCGAACCGGATTACTACGGGTTCGATACGCTGTGGAAGCTGATGGAGAACAGCATCGAGTCGAAATCGGAAGTCCTGATTCTGTTCGTGCACTGGTACCTCACGAAAAACGGTTTCCTCAACGTCGGAGTAGGCGACGAC AAAACTCTGCAGGATATCGATGAAAGGAGCGAGCTGCTGCCGGAAGGCTGGAACGCTAACCGCGACTCGTACGCCCTGCGCTACGCCTACGATGGTCAGCTGTTCATTCTGCACGGCAACCTGTCGAATGGTACCATGATCGTGAACCTGCTCTGCATCAAAACGGTGCTCGTGTCCGTTGTGGCCTTCCGGCTGGATGAAACGGTGCGAGCGTACCGTGGCAACAACCTGAACTCACTGATCGCCAACGTTGGCACACAGTTGTCGCGCTTGAAGAACGAAATGATCCAGGAGGTGGTGGCCGATTCGACCAAGAACAGCGAAACACAGACCGAACCCGAATCACCGACGAGTACGCTGCGTTCACAGGCTGCACGCCATACTTGCACTCAACAGGGAATTGACCGACGACCGTCGGGATTGGAGGTTGGTTCAGCCTACGATGTCGGTTACGCAGATCTCAACCCACTGGGTGTGCTCGGTGGAGGAATGCTCCTTCCACCAGGCCATCGTCCGCATGATATCAG ACCTCGCATACGCTTCGACCGGATTGGACCGGGACCAGGATTAGGATATCGTGCTCCTAATCCGGATCATATGCGACCACCTGGTAATCCAGATTTCGATATGTTTATGTAA
- the LOC125954953 gene encoding protein mono-ADP-ribosyltransferase PARP16-like, with protein MESSSSPTLIEGKRRALKEAISRDPAAADLRFSLFVSAARSFRYDSCLQPFPPDFIVKGEKNIDQLCRVIETIPPISELANDLTGGLGADDERAVSLLHWIFCGQPLYPALRTVPRSSHDEVLAKCPCHAKYQQPSHIFEVVHRDDQSAERLFRENASHFRTRHAYHGSRLFNFHSILQYGLQQHLNKVSMFGQGIYLSAELHVSQMFASTGSAWNRSTLGTHLSCIALCEYVDNPNYVVSQEGTPSPEGSNDSSFPERYVLVKNNEMVQVRYLLLYGTTKEAKASLPQQPVTTALATSNTTDPAVHPAAAAYLRARPPSRFVQWFADNKGFALIGGYVGLLLIVGFVNSRNAHYVKELFLQQLNHVCNAVLGLRPNEGDQ; from the exons atggaatcgtcgtcgtcgccaacgcTGATCGAGGGAAAAAGGCGCGCGTTGAAAGAGGCCATTTCGCGTGATCCTGCCGCAGCTGATCTTCGATTTTCGCTGTTCGTATCGGCGGCCCGCTCCTTTCGCTACGATTCCTGCCTGCAACCCTTTCCACCGGATTTCATCGTAAAAGGAGAGAAGAACATTGATCAGTTG TGCCGAGTGATCGAGACGATTCCACCTATATCGGAACTTGCCAACGACCTCACCGGTGGGCTGGGTGCGGATGACGAACGAGCTGTTAGTTTGCTGCACTGGATCTTTTGTGGGCAGCCGCTGTATCCGGCGCTGCGAACGGTGCCACGGTCCAGCCACGACGAAGTGCTCGCCAAGTGTCCTTGCCATGCCAAATATCAGCAACCGAGTCATATCTTCGAGGTGGTGCACCGGGACGATCAATCGGCAGAACGATTGTTTCGCGAGAATGCAAGCCACTTTCGGACGCGCCACGCTTACCACGGTAGCCGGTTATTTAACTTCCACTCGATACTGCAGTacgggctgcagcagcacctgaaCAAGGTGTCCATGTTCGGCCAGGGTATCTATCTGTCGGCCGAGCTACATGTCAGCCAGATGTTTGCCTCGACCGGATCGGCCTGGAATCGGTCGACGCTCGGAACGCACCTGTCCTGTATCGCGCTCTGTGAGTACGTGGACAATCCCAACTACGTCGTCAGTCAGG AGGGAACACCGTCACCGGAGGGCAGCAATGATAGCAGCTTCCCGGAACGGTACGTACTGGTGAAGAACAATGAAATGGTACAGGTCCGATATCTACTCCTGTACGGTACGACCAAAGAGGCCAAAGCATCGTTGCCACAGCAGCCTGTCACCACCGCCTtagccaccagcaacacaacgGACCCAGCCGTGCatccggcggcagcggcgtaCCTGAGGGCCCGACCACCGAGTCGTTTCGTACAGTGGTTTGCCGACAACAAGGGCTTCGCACTGATCGGTGGGTACGTCGGATTGCTGCTAATTGTCGGTTTCGTCAATAGCCGTAATGCGCACTACGTGAAGGAGTTGTTTCTACAGCAGCTTAACCATGTCTGCAACGCGGTGCTCGGTTTGCGTCCCAATGAAGGTGACCAGTGA